In Archocentrus centrarchus isolate MPI-CPG fArcCen1 chromosome 16, fArcCen1, whole genome shotgun sequence, a single window of DNA contains:
- the fxyd3 gene encoding phospholemman, whose product MLKICALVLMTLVSLVFAEELNSEDDPFTFDYHRLRVGGLILAAVLCLIGITILLSGHCRCKFNQNKRRRTGSNAQQMLTDQGRACDC is encoded by the exons ATGCTGAAGATctgtgctttggtgttaatgacaC TTGTGTCCTTGGTGTTTGCAGAAGAACTGAACT CGGAAGATGACCCTTTCACCTTTG ACTATCACAGACTGCGTGTCGGAGGCCTCATCCTAGCTGCTGTCCTCTGTCTCATTGGGATCACCATCCTGCTCA GCGGCCACTGCAGGTGCAAGTTCAACCAGAATAAGAG ACGGAGGACAGGAAGCAATGCTCAGCAGATGCTCACCGATCAAG GTCGTGCCTGCGACTGCTAG